The genomic stretch GCTACATACCGCTTTGTTGCTGTTCCAGTCCGGTCAATTATCGCGTGGCGCAGCCTGCGAATTTGCAGGTGTAGACATTTACACCTTCCTTGCCGCCTGCAAGCAGTACCACATCGAAACCATCAGCACCGATATGGATGAAATCGAAGCCGAAGTCATTCGTTTCAAACAGCTTCGCGCCGCATGATTGTCATTGCAGATAGTTCGGCACTCGTCGCCGTCTCAACTTATCGCTGATGCAGGCTTCACTCAATACAAAAACCCAAACAACCACAACGGAATCTTCCCCTCTGCACCAATTTCCAGCCCATCCGCCACTA from Thiothrix litoralis encodes the following:
- a CDS encoding UPF0175 family protein, whose translation is MQITLEIPDHVLLPQQDKTSLAQLLKLHTALLLFQSGQLSRGAACEFAGVDIYTFLAACKQYHIETISTDMDEIEAEVIRFKQLRAA